A genomic region of Porticoccaceae bacterium LTM1 contains the following coding sequences:
- a CDS encoding DUF2799 domain-containing protein, with protein sequence MRIKNSFGVVFAAAITLTGCGTLSESECLTADWQLIGFEDGARGLPSSRIAEHRKACADYGITPDFDAYRTGHAEGLREYCTPANGFELGKRGGRYNGFCPQDLENEFLDAFHLGQDHFAFTSVISQYAGSIASSHSRIKKLSEMVKEKEAAVISDKTTEKRRAELLDEIKEHQQEIGELEVKVVELEKLKAVKEAEYSEIPLPSFYR encoded by the coding sequence ATGAGAATTAAAAACAGTTTTGGAGTAGTGTTCGCTGCCGCCATCACTCTGACGGGTTGCGGCACATTGAGTGAGTCTGAATGCCTGACCGCCGATTGGCAACTGATCGGCTTTGAGGATGGCGCACGCGGCCTGCCTTCCAGTCGAATCGCTGAACATCGTAAAGCCTGTGCCGATTACGGTATTACCCCGGATTTTGACGCTTACCGCACCGGCCATGCTGAAGGACTGCGCGAGTACTGCACTCCGGCCAATGGTTTTGAGTTGGGCAAGCGCGGCGGCCGATACAACGGCTTCTGCCCCCAGGATCTCGAAAACGAATTTCTGGATGCTTTCCACCTCGGTCAGGATCACTTTGCTTTTACCAGTGTAATCAGCCAATACGCTGGCTCAATCGCCAGCAGTCATTCACGTATCAAAAAGCTCAGCGAGATGGTGAAAGAGAAAGAAGCAGCGGTGATCAGTGACAAAACTACCGAAAAACGCCGAGCCGAACTGTTGGATGAAATTAAGGAACACCAGCAGGAAATTGGTGAACTGGAAGTAAAAGTGGTTGAACTGGAAAAGCTGAAAGCGGTAAAAGAAGCTGAGTACAGTGAGATACCGTTGCCGTCTTTTTATCGTTGA
- a CDS encoding DEAD/DEAH box helicase has translation MSFDQLGLRAELLAAIAAQGYSTPTPIQAQAIPLVLQGRDVLAGAQTGTGKTAGFTLPLLHLLSSRGKPHRGPKPRALVLTPTRELAAQVGESVENYGGKLPLKSQVIFGGVNINPQIDRLRRGVDILVATPGRLLDHAGQKTLDLSGVEILVLDEADRMLDMGFIHDIRRVLKLLPGKRQNLLFSATYSNEIKQLADGILNNPAEVEVARRNTAAETVSQLVYPVAQNQKRELLSKLISDGNWHQVLVFTRTKHGANRLVKQLESDGITAAAIHGNKSQNARTQALAGFKAGKVRTLVATDIAARGIDIDKLPHVVNYELPNVSEDYVHRIGRTGRAGAEGQAVSLVSAEENKLLNAIEKLIKRKIDRQVVDGFEQETAEQLAAKPKPQPRGRGRSNNKPTSNRDSQEKTDRPRRARRRKPARKSVA, from the coding sequence ATGTCTTTTGACCAACTTGGCCTGCGCGCCGAGCTGTTGGCGGCTATTGCTGCCCAGGGCTATAGCACACCTACCCCCATTCAGGCGCAAGCCATTCCGCTCGTACTGCAGGGCCGTGATGTGCTGGCCGGAGCGCAAACCGGTACCGGTAAAACTGCCGGTTTTACTTTGCCATTGCTGCACTTGCTGAGCAGTCGCGGAAAGCCACATAGGGGGCCCAAACCCCGCGCGTTGGTGTTGACACCAACACGGGAATTGGCCGCTCAGGTAGGGGAGAGCGTGGAAAACTATGGTGGGAAGTTACCACTCAAGTCCCAGGTGATTTTTGGTGGCGTTAACATCAACCCCCAGATCGATCGATTGCGTCGTGGAGTTGATATTCTGGTGGCTACTCCTGGCCGCCTGCTGGATCACGCCGGACAGAAAACCCTGGATCTGTCGGGGGTAGAGATTCTGGTGCTGGATGAAGCTGACCGTATGCTGGATATGGGCTTTATTCACGATATTCGCCGGGTGCTGAAGTTGTTGCCGGGCAAACGCCAAAACCTGTTGTTTTCGGCGACCTATTCCAATGAGATCAAACAGCTGGCCGATGGCATTCTCAACAATCCGGCAGAAGTGGAAGTGGCGCGTCGCAATACCGCTGCCGAGACCGTCAGTCAATTGGTTTATCCGGTGGCGCAAAATCAGAAGCGGGAATTGTTGTCAAAGTTGATCAGCGATGGAAATTGGCACCAGGTGCTGGTGTTTACCCGAACCAAACATGGTGCTAACCGTCTCGTAAAACAGTTGGAAAGTGATGGTATAACGGCGGCCGCCATTCACGGCAACAAAAGCCAGAACGCCCGCACCCAGGCACTGGCCGGCTTTAAAGCGGGCAAAGTGCGCACTCTGGTGGCTACGGATATTGCTGCTAGAGGTATCGATATCGACAAGCTGCCCCACGTGGTCAATTACGAGTTGCCCAATGTCTCTGAAGACTATGTGCACAGAATTGGTCGTACCGGTCGCGCTGGAGCAGAAGGTCAGGCGGTGTCGTTGGTGTCAGCAGAAGAGAATAAGTTGCTGAATGCCATTGAGAAGCTGATTAAACGCAAGATTGACCGGCAGGTGGTGGACGGATTCGAGCAGGAAACCGCTGAGCAGTTGGCGGCCAAACCAAAACCTCAACCTCGCGGACGAGGACGATCGAACAATAAGCCAACTTCCAATCGAGATAGCCAGGAAAAAACGGATCGCCCTCGTCGGGCTCGCCGTCGTAAACCGGCGCGCAAGTCAGTGGCTTGA
- a CDS encoding cation:proton antiporter yields the protein MIDPIIILIALIAGLAVRQIGFPPLLGYLVAGFVIHAIGIETGPLIDQIASAGVTLLLFAIGLKLNLRDLASIQVWGVGTAAMAIGIPLLAGAVALLLMLLPGQLPLDQSTLWTLAFALSFSSTVFAVKIFEESGESAALHAKIAIGILIIQDLAAVIFLALSAGKFPDWPALGLLLLIPLRPLIIRVFRLCGHGELLTLFGIAVAFGGYSLFEFFQIKGDLGALMLGVLLGGTNKTTELGKNLLTLKDLFLVGFFVGIGLKGMPDLNMLFMALALAVVMLIKLPLFYGLLAATRLRARTSLLTALPLTNYSEFGLIVAAMVAGSGLISDQWVVTLAVALALSFVLAVPFNARSHQIYRKFRGRWPESMHRLSFEQPVNLDGASVLVMGMGRVGRGAYRYLRDVYGDKVMGVEEAANRLPKLASEGYRVVSGDATDRDFWDQVDLPNINLVMVSLTNHSENLSVCNLLESMNYSGQIAVIARFPDEQQELSARGWITFNLYAEAGHGFAEHVVQQLDSA from the coding sequence ATGATTGATCCTATCATTATTCTCATTGCCCTCATCGCCGGGTTGGCCGTTCGCCAGATCGGGTTCCCGCCGCTGCTGGGTTATCTGGTGGCCGGGTTTGTGATTCACGCCATCGGAATAGAAACGGGTCCTTTGATCGACCAGATCGCCAGTGCCGGTGTCACGTTGCTGTTGTTTGCCATTGGCCTGAAGTTGAATCTCCGCGACTTGGCTTCCATCCAGGTATGGGGTGTGGGAACGGCAGCGATGGCGATTGGTATTCCGCTGCTTGCTGGAGCGGTTGCACTGTTGTTGATGTTGTTGCCGGGGCAGTTGCCACTGGATCAATCCACACTGTGGACGCTGGCGTTTGCACTCTCTTTTTCCAGCACAGTTTTTGCTGTGAAGATTTTTGAGGAAAGTGGTGAAAGTGCAGCCCTGCACGCCAAGATTGCCATTGGAATTTTGATTATTCAGGATTTGGCGGCAGTAATATTTCTGGCGCTGAGCGCCGGCAAATTTCCAGACTGGCCTGCGCTGGGTTTGCTGCTGCTGATACCTCTGCGGCCGCTGATTATTCGTGTATTTCGGCTTTGCGGTCACGGCGAGTTGCTCACCCTGTTTGGTATCGCCGTGGCGTTTGGCGGTTACTCATTGTTTGAGTTTTTTCAAATCAAGGGTGACCTCGGCGCTCTGATGCTTGGGGTGCTGCTGGGTGGTACCAATAAAACCACAGAGTTGGGCAAAAACCTGCTGACCCTGAAGGACCTGTTTCTGGTGGGCTTTTTTGTCGGCATCGGCCTGAAGGGAATGCCGGACTTAAATATGTTGTTTATGGCATTGGCATTGGCCGTAGTGATGCTGATTAAATTGCCGCTGTTTTACGGCCTGCTGGCGGCAACCCGCCTGCGTGCGCGAACTTCGTTGCTGACGGCACTGCCACTGACCAACTACAGTGAATTTGGACTGATTGTGGCGGCAATGGTGGCAGGCAGTGGCCTGATCAGTGATCAGTGGGTCGTGACACTGGCGGTCGCTCTGGCGCTCTCGTTTGTTCTCGCGGTTCCTTTCAACGCCCGCTCCCATCAAATTTATCGCAAGTTTCGTGGCCGCTGGCCCGAGAGTATGCACCGCCTCTCCTTCGAGCAGCCAGTAAACCTGGATGGCGCATCGGTTTTGGTGATGGGGATGGGCCGTGTCGGTCGCGGAGCCTATCGCTATCTGCGAGACGTTTATGGTGACAAGGTAATGGGGGTGGAAGAGGCCGCCAATCGTTTGCCGAAATTGGCCAGTGAAGGTTATAGAGTGGTCAGTGGAGACGCTACGGACCGCGACTTCTGGGATCAGGTGGATCTACCGAATATCAACCTGGTGATGGTGAGCCTGACCAATCACTCGGAAAACCTGTCGGTTTGCAACTTGCTGGAGAGCATGAATTATTCCGGCCAAATCGCTGTGATTGCGCGATTCCCGGATGAGCAGCAGGAGCTTAGTGCGCGTGGCTGGATTACCTTTAATCTATATGCTGAGGCAGGACACGGTTTTGCAGAACATGTGGTTCAGCAGTTGGATAGTGCGTGA
- the modC gene encoding molybdenum ABC transporter ATP-binding protein: MSEGISKAMSIRASFKIVRESFSLDVDFEAPAKGVTAILGASGCGKTTLLRAIAGLEYDPDGYCLIGDLAWQQAKQSLPTHQRELGYVFQEASLFSHLSVEGNLKYGFRRIADQQRRVAFDEAVSLLGLEKLLSRRPDNLSGGERQRVAIARALLTSPRLLLMDEPLTGLDSRSKAEILPYLEKLHRKLEIPVLYVSHSQDEVARLADHLVLMEQGRVIASGPVAEMLARTDLPLAQQDDAETIIETTVSDLDDHYHLIHLQFAGGLFTVPGSGLSVGQPVRVRVMARDVSLSLQPPVDSSILNCLAAEVIDLTPVSAAQVVIRLNAGGVEMLARITRKSAEQLNIQPGSNLYALVKSIALLS, translated from the coding sequence ATGAGCGAGGGTATAAGTAAGGCTATGAGCATCAGGGCCAGCTTCAAAATTGTTCGGGAGTCATTTTCCCTGGATGTGGATTTTGAGGCTCCTGCTAAGGGCGTAACCGCCATTTTGGGGGCATCCGGCTGTGGTAAAACCACTTTGTTGCGAGCCATTGCCGGGCTGGAATATGACCCTGATGGCTATTGCCTCATAGGTGATTTAGCCTGGCAACAGGCTAAGCAAAGCCTGCCGACTCATCAGCGTGAGCTGGGTTATGTGTTTCAGGAGGCGAGCCTGTTTTCACATTTAAGTGTTGAAGGCAATCTTAAATACGGGTTTAGACGCATCGCCGATCAGCAGCGTCGTGTCGCCTTTGACGAAGCCGTGTCCCTGCTGGGGCTGGAAAAATTACTCAGCCGCCGACCAGATAATCTGTCTGGCGGAGAGCGTCAGCGAGTGGCCATTGCCCGTGCGCTGTTAACCAGCCCGAGGCTATTGCTGATGGATGAGCCTCTCACCGGGCTGGACTCTCGAAGTAAGGCAGAGATCTTGCCTTACCTGGAAAAACTGCATCGCAAGCTGGAGATCCCGGTACTTTATGTCAGTCACTCCCAGGATGAAGTGGCGCGTCTGGCCGACCACCTGGTACTGATGGAACAGGGGCGAGTAATAGCCAGTGGGCCTGTTGCCGAAATGCTGGCGCGAACCGATCTGCCTCTGGCGCAGCAAGACGATGCAGAAACAATTATCGAAACGACAGTCAGCGATCTAGATGATCACTACCATTTGATCCATCTGCAGTTTGCCGGCGGCCTGTTTACAGTGCCCGGAAGCGGTTTGAGTGTTGGCCAGCCGGTTAGGGTGCGAGTGATGGCGCGGGATGTCAGCCTGTCTCTGCAGCCACCGGTGGACAGTTCGATTTTGAACTGTCTGGCTGCGGAAGTAATTGACCTGACTCCGGTCTCGGCTGCACAGGTAGTGATAAGGCTCAATGCCGGCGGGGTGGAAATGCTGGCACGAATTACCCGCAAATCCGCCGAACAATTAAATATTCAGCCAGGCAGTAATCTGTATGCGCTGGTTAAAAGCATTGCGCTGCTATCTTGA
- the modB gene encoding molybdate ABC transporter permease subunit encodes MNELISAADISAVWLTLKLALVTTMVLMLLGTPLAWWLSRTSMRGKSLIEALIALPLVLPPTVLGFYLLVLLGANGPLGDWSLAFTFPGLVIGSFIYSLPFVVQPLQNAFAAIGSRPLEVAATLRASPWDQFASVVLPLAAPGFLTAAVLGFAHTVGEFGVVLMIGGNIPGETQVLSIAIYDHVEAMDYRSAHWLAGGLMLFSLLILMLVYRANRRQHFAVGARV; translated from the coding sequence ATGAACGAATTGATCTCTGCCGCCGATATTTCTGCAGTCTGGCTGACACTGAAGCTGGCGCTTGTGACAACCATGGTACTGATGTTGCTTGGCACACCACTGGCCTGGTGGTTGTCACGTACATCAATGCGTGGCAAGTCCCTGATTGAAGCATTGATTGCATTACCTCTTGTGCTCCCTCCAACTGTACTTGGTTTTTATCTGTTGGTGTTGCTGGGTGCCAATGGGCCTTTGGGCGATTGGTCGTTGGCATTTACATTTCCAGGTCTGGTTATCGGCTCCTTTATCTATTCGCTGCCTTTTGTAGTGCAGCCGCTACAAAATGCTTTTGCCGCGATTGGATCACGCCCACTGGAAGTGGCAGCAACATTGCGTGCCTCACCTTGGGACCAATTCGCGTCTGTTGTACTTCCCCTGGCTGCCCCCGGTTTTCTGACGGCTGCGGTGCTGGGGTTTGCTCATACCGTGGGTGAGTTCGGTGTGGTGTTGATGATCGGTGGCAATATTCCCGGTGAAACCCAGGTGTTGTCGATTGCGATTTACGATCATGTCGAAGCCATGGACTATCGAAGCGCTCACTGGCTGGCGGGTGGATTGATGCTGTTTTCCCTTTTGATTCTGATGCTGGTGTATCGAGCCAATCGCCGCCAGCATTTTGCAGTTGGTGCCCGGGTATGA
- the modA gene encoding molybdate ABC transporter substrate-binding protein, which yields MQHWRWLVFLFTFSSLTHAEQIRVAVASNFAPVAEQLSARFELHSGHKVILAFGSTGKHYAQIANGAPFDLFLAADSRRPELLEKEGRAIKGGRASYAIGRLVLWSADSSLVDSNGEVLKQGNFERLAIANPRLAPYGQAAQELLESLGVRESSQSKLVRGENISQTLQFVRSGNAQLGLISLSQLKSLQPKGSWWLPPSDSYTAIDQQMVQLTDKPEATAFWVYIKSEEAQKIIAEYGYDLPEPTQ from the coding sequence ATGCAACACTGGCGCTGGCTGGTATTTCTTTTTACGTTTTCTTCCCTGACTCATGCCGAGCAGATTCGGGTGGCGGTGGCATCCAATTTCGCCCCTGTTGCTGAACAGCTCAGTGCGCGGTTTGAATTGCACAGTGGTCATAAAGTCATTTTGGCCTTTGGTTCTACGGGAAAACATTACGCTCAAATTGCAAACGGGGCTCCCTTTGACCTGTTTCTGGCGGCGGACAGCCGTCGCCCTGAATTATTGGAAAAAGAGGGCAGGGCCATTAAGGGGGGGCGTGCCAGTTATGCCATTGGGCGATTGGTGTTGTGGAGTGCCGATAGCAGTCTCGTTGATTCAAACGGTGAAGTGCTAAAGCAGGGTAATTTTGAGCGACTTGCAATTGCCAACCCACGATTGGCCCCATACGGACAAGCAGCCCAGGAGTTGTTGGAATCGCTGGGAGTTCGAGAGTCGAGCCAGAGCAAGTTGGTGCGCGGTGAAAATATCAGTCAAACCCTTCAATTTGTTCGCAGTGGCAATGCGCAATTGGGATTGATTTCGCTGTCGCAGCTCAAATCCCTCCAGCCTAAAGGCTCCTGGTGGTTACCACCCTCAGATTCCTACACCGCGATTGATCAGCAAATGGTGCAGCTGACCGACAAGCCAGAAGCCACCGCATTTTGGGTATACATAAAATCTGAAGAAGCACAGAAAATAATCGCAGAATATGGGTATGATCTGCCCGAACCCACACAATAA
- a CDS encoding SulP family inorganic anion transporter, whose translation MKLPSWFSQDYKSLLYRAFPFLVWGKELDRRTLHYDFLAGITGAIIVLPQGVAYALIAGLPAQYGIYTAIVTPIIAGLFGSSRHLVSGPTAAISIIVMKMTSDLAAVGTDEFISLALTLTFLCGLIQFCLGIARLGHVINFISHTVVIGFTAGAAILIAASQLKYFFGVPIEQGASVTNTVSTLIDSAANFNYYAIAIALVTMGSVLVISYLRPRWPAMLMGMVIGSILCAVLGGEKNGISLVGALPGTLPEISAPNLTFDTVSAVFQSAFAVAILGLVEAVSISRSVAVNSGQRISGSREFVGQGLSNIVGSFFSCYAGSGSFTRTGANYHAGAQTPMAAIFAAAILALILVVAPWSTAYLPMPAMAGSIMLIAWKLIDFHHIKTILKSNREEVIILLATFGSTVFVELEFAIFIGVILSLVVFLRRTSMPKIVVVSPQSLESGTELRSIKRYGLKECPQLRIVRIDGSIFFGSVNHIQGKLQQFCNRNTPQKHLMLHCTGINLIDIAGVEMLLNEQRRLKNLGGSLTFCALTNIVKDDVAKIGGLEKLGAKNFYSSVDVALKILVPTLEKPICDDCQVRVFNQCPLPPSISNQLRFMDLEPQPVTVKEPADTPSS comes from the coding sequence TTGAAACTACCCAGTTGGTTTTCCCAGGATTATAAAAGCCTGCTCTATCGGGCATTTCCTTTTTTGGTTTGGGGAAAGGAGCTCGACAGGAGAACCCTGCATTACGACTTTCTAGCCGGCATTACCGGTGCCATTATTGTCTTGCCGCAAGGGGTAGCCTACGCTCTGATTGCCGGACTTCCGGCGCAATACGGCATTTACACCGCCATTGTCACCCCGATTATTGCCGGCCTGTTCGGTTCCTCCCGCCACCTTGTCTCTGGTCCTACCGCTGCTATTTCCATCATTGTCATGAAGATGACCAGTGACCTGGCTGCGGTGGGGACCGACGAATTTATCTCCCTTGCTCTTACACTAACGTTCTTGTGTGGCCTGATTCAGTTCTGCCTCGGGATTGCCCGGCTCGGCCATGTGATTAACTTTATTTCCCATACCGTGGTGATCGGATTTACCGCCGGAGCCGCGATATTAATTGCAGCCAGCCAGCTCAAGTACTTCTTTGGCGTTCCTATTGAGCAGGGTGCCAGTGTAACCAATACGGTTTCTACACTGATCGACTCGGCAGCAAACTTTAATTATTACGCCATTGCCATTGCATTGGTCACTATGGGGTCGGTGCTGGTGATCAGTTATCTTCGACCCCGATGGCCTGCCATGCTTATGGGGATGGTTATCGGCAGTATTCTGTGTGCGGTTCTGGGTGGTGAAAAAAATGGTATTTCGCTGGTTGGGGCGCTGCCGGGGACCTTGCCGGAGATCTCCGCACCCAATCTGACCTTTGATACCGTGTCGGCGGTCTTCCAGAGTGCTTTTGCAGTTGCGATCCTCGGCCTGGTGGAGGCGGTGTCGATCTCCCGTTCGGTGGCTGTTAACTCGGGACAGCGAATCAGTGGCAGTCGTGAGTTTGTCGGTCAGGGGCTTTCCAATATCGTCGGTAGTTTTTTCTCCTGCTACGCGGGCTCCGGTTCGTTTACACGCACAGGAGCCAACTATCACGCCGGTGCACAGACCCCCATGGCTGCCATATTTGCAGCCGCGATATTGGCATTGATTCTGGTTGTTGCACCCTGGTCAACAGCCTACCTGCCAATGCCGGCCATGGCGGGGTCGATTATGCTAATTGCCTGGAAACTGATCGATTTTCACCATATCAAAACCATTCTCAAGAGCAATCGCGAAGAGGTGATTATCCTTTTGGCGACCTTTGGCTCTACCGTCTTTGTTGAGCTGGAGTTTGCGATCTTTATTGGCGTAATTTTGTCGCTGGTAGTGTTTCTGCGCCGCACTTCCATGCCCAAAATTGTGGTGGTTTCCCCTCAGTCGCTGGAGTCTGGAACCGAGTTGCGGAGCATCAAACGCTATGGTTTGAAGGAGTGTCCCCAGCTGCGCATTGTTCGTATTGATGGTTCGATCTTTTTTGGCTCGGTCAATCACATTCAGGGTAAGTTGCAGCAGTTCTGTAATCGCAACACTCCGCAAAAGCACCTGATGTTACACTGCACGGGAATTAACCTGATTGATATTGCCGGCGTGGAAATGTTGCTCAACGAACAGAGACGCTTGAAAAACCTCGGCGGTAGCCTGACTTTTTGTGCGCTCACTAACATCGTCAAAGACGACGTGGCGAAAATTGGCGGGCTGGAAAAACTTGGCGCCAAAAACTTTTACTCCTCTGTGGATGTTGCCCTGAAAATTCTGGTGCCCACACTTGAAAAACCTATTTGTGATGATTGTCAGGTACGAGTGTTCAACCAATGCCCGTTGCCTCCGAGTATTTCCAATCAGTTGAGGTTTATGGATTTAGAGCCACAACCGGTTACTGTTAAAGAGCCGGCTGATACCCCTTCAAGTTGA
- the chrA gene encoding chromate efflux transporter, with product MVELFRHFLLLGCHSFGGPAAHLGYFQREFVERHQWVSQSHYQQLVALSQFLPGPASSQVGFAIGYHRGGLAGAILAFIGFTLPSFLLMYGLAVMGSQWLNTELYQGLVHGLKLLAVVVVADAVLTMWNSFCQRQITKILAVGTAAGLWLLPGLITQFGLLLAAAALGCWRMASAQQANNPTGNSKGVSRIPLILFVTLLLGLPVVANHNIWFEFSNQFFQAGSWVFGGGHVVLPLLQNLLADNLPADQFLAGYAAAQAMPGPMFSLASYLGASLMPEQALLAALIATLMIFLPGFLLILGLQGYWQRLVQKPHLAGAVAGISASVVGLLIAALYQPLFISSVASSFDMALVVAGLLTLRALKLPILWLVLAFATVGALGA from the coding sequence ATGGTAGAGCTGTTCAGACACTTCCTGCTACTCGGTTGCCACAGTTTTGGTGGTCCGGCCGCACACCTCGGTTACTTTCAACGAGAATTTGTCGAACGGCATCAATGGGTCAGCCAGAGCCACTACCAACAGCTGGTAGCACTGAGCCAGTTTCTGCCGGGGCCGGCCTCAAGCCAGGTCGGATTCGCTATCGGCTATCACCGCGGTGGTCTGGCGGGCGCGATACTCGCTTTTATCGGTTTTACACTGCCTTCCTTTTTGCTGATGTATGGACTGGCGGTGATGGGCAGCCAGTGGCTCAATACCGAACTCTATCAAGGGTTGGTTCACGGACTGAAGTTACTCGCCGTGGTAGTGGTTGCCGATGCAGTTCTCACCATGTGGAACAGCTTTTGCCAGCGGCAAATCACCAAAATACTGGCGGTTGGTACCGCAGCGGGACTCTGGCTACTGCCCGGCTTAATCACTCAATTCGGCTTGTTGTTGGCAGCTGCTGCACTAGGCTGCTGGCGAATGGCGAGCGCTCAACAAGCAAATAATCCAACCGGTAACAGCAAGGGTGTAAGCCGGATTCCCCTGATTCTTTTTGTCACTCTGCTGTTAGGCCTTCCTGTGGTGGCAAATCACAACATCTGGTTTGAATTCAGTAATCAGTTTTTCCAGGCTGGCAGTTGGGTATTTGGTGGTGGTCATGTGGTACTGCCACTATTGCAAAACCTGCTAGCCGATAATTTACCTGCCGATCAGTTCCTGGCTGGCTATGCGGCAGCCCAAGCTATGCCGGGACCAATGTTTTCACTAGCGAGCTACCTGGGCGCCAGTTTAATGCCAGAACAGGCACTACTCGCGGCCCTGATCGCAACTCTGATGATCTTTTTGCCCGGCTTTTTGTTGATTCTGGGGCTGCAAGGCTATTGGCAGCGATTGGTACAAAAGCCCCATTTGGCCGGGGCCGTTGCTGGTATCAGCGCTTCAGTGGTCGGCCTTTTGATCGCAGCCCTCTATCAACCGCTTTTTATCAGCTCCGTCGCATCGTCTTTCGATATGGCGCTGGTAGTAGCTGGCCTGTTGACTCTGCGAGCATTGAAATTGCCAATACTCTGGCTGGTGCTGGCGTTTGCAACTGTGGGGGCCCTAGGTGCCTAG